In the genome of Rhodothermaceae bacterium, one region contains:
- a CDS encoding transposase: protein MSLTDKIRGFYISCQHELFPWLERELGSFPERYKKLVLEMACVEDHLPRKLDRRCGGRPQVQRTALARSFLAKMVLNISTTSALRERLKLEPTLRSICGWSREKDVPSASTFSRAFQEFATMQLPNRIHAALIRDAYADELVGHISRDSTAIEAREKPVPKNQESTSEDVKAPPKKRKRGRPKKGEERPKAPRRLEQQLDMDLEEILDELPKDCTVGCKRNAKGYTNTWAGFTLHMDSADGGIPISCVVTSASLHDSQVAIALARMTGQRVQYCYELMDSAYDAKDVYEQSRSSGHVAIIDPNPRKKKAEHIRECTAQRNAGFVPAERVRYRQRTTVERAFGRLKDEFGARNIRVKGHLKVTCHLMFGVVVLTVDQLLRLVQ from the coding sequence ATGTCCCTGACGGACAAGATACGAGGATTTTATATCAGCTGCCAACACGAATTGTTTCCGTGGTTGGAACGGGAATTGGGTTCGTTCCCCGAACGGTACAAGAAGCTGGTGCTGGAGATGGCGTGTGTCGAAGATCATCTTCCCCGTAAGCTAGACCGCAGGTGTGGGGGGCGCCCCCAAGTCCAACGTACGGCTCTTGCTCGGAGCTTTCTCGCCAAGATGGTCTTGAACATTTCCACGACCTCTGCCTTACGGGAGCGACTCAAGCTGGAGCCCACGCTTCGGTCGATTTGTGGGTGGTCCCGTGAGAAGGATGTCCCGAGTGCATCAACGTTTTCGCGCGCATTCCAGGAGTTTGCCACCATGCAGTTACCGAATCGGATACATGCTGCATTGATCCGAGATGCCTATGCGGACGAGTTGGTCGGGCATATCTCCCGAGATTCAACGGCAATTGAAGCTAGGGAAAAGCCGGTTCCAAAGAACCAGGAATCGACGTCTGAGGACGTGAAGGCTCCCCCAAAGAAACGCAAGCGAGGGCGTCCAAAGAAGGGAGAGGAACGGCCCAAGGCGCCTCGTCGACTGGAACAACAACTGGACATGGACCTGGAGGAGATCTTGGATGAGTTGCCGAAAGATTGTACGGTGGGATGCAAGCGCAATGCAAAGGGGTATACGAACACCTGGGCGGGCTTTACGCTGCACATGGATTCGGCGGATGGGGGCATTCCGATCAGTTGTGTCGTCACGTCTGCGTCGTTGCATGACAGTCAGGTCGCGATTGCCTTGGCAAGAATGACCGGGCAGCGCGTGCAGTATTGCTATGAGTTGATGGACAGTGCCTATGATGCAAAGGACGTGTACGAACAGAGTCGTTCTTCGGGGCATGTGGCGATTATTGATCCGAATCCGCGCAAGAAAAAAGCCGAGCATATTCGCGAATGCACGGCGCAACGAAACGCTGGATTCGTTCCGGCTGAGCGGGTTCGCTACCGGCAACGAACGACCGTGGAGCGGGCGTTTGGGCGCCTCAAGGATGAGTTTGGTGCGCGCAATATTCGGGTGAAAGGGCACTTGAAGGTGACGTGTCACCTGATGTTCGGCGTCGTGGTGCTCACGGTGGACCAACTCCTGCGACTGGTCCAATAA